ATCTGGCGCGAGCACAAGATCAAGCAGCGGGAGTCGGTGGAGTTCATGATGGGTCTGATGGTGCGCAACGTGCCCACCATCTGTATCGACGGGCAGATCAAGTTCGTGAGCATCATCCCCTCCCAGGAGGAGCTGATCCGCGCCATCCAGGAGCGCATCAACGAGAAGCTGCACATGAAGCTGCGCGAAAAGCGCGGGCGGCTGGTGGTGCTGGGTGGGGCATGCGAGCGCTGCGAGCAGACCTGGGCCAATGTGCAGCAAGCCGTGCGCGAACTCGGTTCCACGGTTGAGGTGGAACGCATCAAAGACGAGGAAACAATCTACTCGTACGGCGTCTCGGCCACGCCCGCCATCGTCACCGTCAAAGAGCAGGTGCGCGCCGCCGGCAGGGTGCCTTCTGTGGAAGTCATCAAAGAATGGCTCAAGGAGCTGCAGTGATCCCGACTATTTTGCTCACCGGCTTTCTGGGCGCGGGCAAGACCACCTTGCTCAACCGCCTGGTGGAGCACTATGCGGGCAGGCGGCTGGTGCTGTTAGTCAACGAGTTTGGCACCATCGGCATCGACGGGCGGCTCCTGCGCAAGGGTGACTATGAGCTGATCGAGCTGAACAGGGGCAGCCTCTTCTGCATCTGCGTGCGCACCGACTTTATCACCGAGGTGGAAAGGATTGCGCGCGAGCTGCGCCCAGACCTCTTGCTGATCGAGGCTACGGGCCTTGCCGACACCAGCGAAATGGAGAAGATGTTCGCCCTGCCCACGTTGCGCAGTTTAGTGGAGCTTGTCGCCTGTGTGTGTTTGGTGGACTGCCAGACCTTCTTGAAGCTCAAGGACGTGCTCAGGGCGCCGGTCTCCCAGGTGCAGAACGCCGATCTGATCCTGGTAAACAAGTGCGATCTGGTGGGCCCAGATCAGGTGGAGCAAGTGGTGGCTAGCGTGCGCGAGCTTGCCCCCCGCGCACAGCTTCTGCGCACGCAATTTGCGGAGTTTCCCCTCAACGTGCTGGACAAGATCCGCAGACCCCAATCGCCTGTCAGCGGCCCGCTCGGGGAAGGACGTCCAGATCGCGTCTTTTCATACACCTTGCAGGCGGAGGGGGACTTTGATCGGGGTGGCTGGGAGCGCTTCGTGGCCTCGCTCGGGCCCGGCCTCATGCGCATGAAAGGGTTCATCTCCCTGGATGGACAGCGAACCTACGTCGACGCCACGATGACGCGCATCTCGTTGAGCGCCACCGGAGCGGCAGATGGGCGGAATGAGCTGGTGATTATCGGCCAGGGGCTGCATAGGACAGAGGTTGAGTCTGCGTTTCTTGGCGAACTGCGCGGCAGGTGAATTGGCGCATTGTTGGGATCGTGACACGGCGAATCTACCATGGAGGCAGGTGTGACGTCGAAAGAGCGAG
This genomic window from Calditrichota bacterium contains:
- a CDS encoding thioredoxin family protein, whose protein sequence is MKLREKRGRLVVLGGACERCEQTWANVQQAVRELGSTVEVERIKDEETIYSYGVSATPAIVTVKEQVRAAGRVPSVEVIKEWLKELQ
- a CDS encoding GTP-binding protein; the protein is MIPTILLTGFLGAGKTTLLNRLVEHYAGRRLVLLVNEFGTIGIDGRLLRKGDYELIELNRGSLFCICVRTDFITEVERIARELRPDLLLIEATGLADTSEMEKMFALPTLRSLVELVACVCLVDCQTFLKLKDVLRAPVSQVQNADLILVNKCDLVGPDQVEQVVASVRELAPRAQLLRTQFAEFPLNVLDKIRRPQSPVSGPLGEGRPDRVFSYTLQAEGDFDRGGWERFVASLGPGLMRMKGFISLDGQRTYVDATMTRISLSATGAADGRNELVIIGQGLHRTEVESAFLGELRGR